In Drosophila innubila isolate TH190305 chromosome 2R unlocalized genomic scaffold, UK_Dinn_1.0 1_C_2R, whole genome shotgun sequence, the following are encoded in one genomic region:
- the LOC117785293 gene encoding uncharacterized protein LOC117785293 has protein sequence MCTSNSQNNKNNNNNNKLMSKEHDFYPLLWLCLAAFILALSVPGSLGEQHPATADEGPLSEVLTAVGSEVALPCDLMPGTMIADKVQLVIWYRQGNVKPIYTFDARGRPLHQAIPWADENVFNKKAHFYYDTNPPALRIKNIQTSDAGLYKCRVDFHKSPTRNWRINVTVLVPPTQLTILDHHGAAVRDQTAGPYLEGDSINLTCLSSGGVPPPRVSWWREHALVDDSYQVLPDGSVRNALQLKNIQRKDLLTMYTCQATNGHVVPALTKKVILDMNLPPLSLLLQGLNHAVVAGTRTHVTCTAIGARPPPHIIWSKAGQVLKGATQSTASDGNTTISELMLIPVPEDNERQVVCSIALNSGITSQQLHEGDTTVMTTLGNGNTGLYLKDSRVLNVTHAPIVNLNLGAPLDPNNLLKGSDVYLECDVRANPVITRVEWYHNDKQLHSSRGIIISNQTLVLQGISKSSHGQYFCRATNLQGSVSSNEVYLDVKYPPVCKSDSTIIRAALKQTINITCEVDANPLDNLNYKWHFNNSLESLIELPVMAHLVPATLPLQLPSGNGGYYQRSKRKHTHGSQHLLHGRHGRVASIVDMTETVRFEDDYDQEHEEHEFDNYPDYMEPQMVYSNMVHKNHVDNKQPQRKQQPQHLQPGDSSVHHNGAAISGQLAERKRLAALHKQQHHRQVVATPSTTSAPPLNNVYSYHVESYESFGAISCVANSPMGHSQPCWYHIQPADLPDPVKNCTAFNATANSLQIQCIPGYDGGIPQHFHAQVYDELTRQILYNASYKYAEFTVKRLPSDSAFNIRVTAVNAQGASKMAYRVRGRTLSAPLLRTASSTAVLVQLTPLLGALVGVIATLFLVAICVVIFIKFRSKRSRRHVNGDATTTEADKGSAEPLSRNMGSHSSLEDKNPDVVPQEANSEDEFHLEEKAFDRLNMESQRILYTPPTRITTASPPPPSLSPTFGKQYGELSLTTNPAFSLYNTPQRAPAVQRPVYTAPPQLLSTRTPPNIYTRIPGRGSGGPSGGATTYLPAYETRTSPTSPYGSTTTCTMPLLNGQSNGSLQTNSSIGGGVTCNTLPHPGSLHSGGISASMTSSVTSGNITIGAAQSLLTSPRAQTAYSTLGSVGGTQSPLLSVGSSLIGVVGGAGNYETVSS, from the exons ATGTGCACAAGTAAcagccaaaacaacaaaaacaacaacaacaacaacaagctcaTGAGCAAGGAGCATGACTTTTACCCACTACTGTGGCTCTGCTTGGCTGCCTTTATCCTGGCGCTAAGCGTTCCTGGCAGTCTGGGAGAACAGCACCCGGCGACGGCTGATGAAG GTCCTCTCTCGGAAGTCCTGACCGCTGTTGGCTCGGAGGTCGCATTGCCTTGTGATCTAATGCCGGGCACTATGATCGCCGATAAGGTTCAACTGGTCATCTGGTATCGACAGGGCAACGTAAAGCCCATCTATAC gtTTGATGCCAGAGGTCGACCACTACACCAGGCAATACCCTGGGCCGATGAGAATGTCTTCAACAAGAAGGCGCATTTTTACTATGACACAAATCCGCCGGCTTTACGCATCAAGAACATTCAGACCTCAGATGCCGGGCTCTACAAATGTCGCGTTGATTTCCATAAATCACCAACGCGCAATTGGCGCATTAATGTGACAGTTTTGG TGCCACCCACCCAATTGACCATATTGGACCATCATGGTGCGGCAGTGAGAGATCAGACCGCAGGGCCCTATTTGGAGGGGGATAGCATCAATCTGACCTGCCTATCGAGTGGTGGTGTGCCACCCCCTCGGGTATCCTGGTGGCGAGAACACGCCCTCGTGGATGACTCCTATCAGGTGCTGCCCGACGGCTCAGTGCGCAATGCGCTGCAGCTGAAGAACATTCAACGCAAGGATCTGCTAACG ATGTACACCTGCCAAGCTACAAATGGCCATGTTGTTCCTGCGCTGACCAAAAAAGTTATCCTGGACATGAACC TACCACCGCTGAGTTTGCTGCTTCAAGGCCTTAATCACGCTGTCGTCGCCGGCACTCGCACCCATGTTACATGTACAGCAATCGGAGCTCGTCCGCCACCGCACATTATCTGGTCCAAAGCAGGTCAGGTATTGAAGGGTGCCACTCAGTCG ACTGCCTCGGATGGGAATACTACCATATCCGAGTTAATGCTCATTCCGGTGCCGGAGGACAATGAACGTCAAGTTGTGTGTTCCATTGCCCTCAACTCGGGTATAACATCGCAGCAGCTGCACGAAGGCGATACCACGGTGATGACTACGCTGGGCAATGGCAATACGGGCTTGTACCTTAAAGATTCCCGTGTGCTTAACGTTACGC ATGCTCCCATTGTCAACCTGAATTTGGGTGCTCCACTTGACCCCAATAACCTGCTCAAAGGTTCCGATGTCTATCTTGAGTGTGATGTGCGTGCAAATCCCGTCATTACCCGTGTGGAGTGGTATCATAAT GACAAGCAGTTGCACTCCTCACGCGGCATTATCATCTCCAACCAGACATTGGTACTGCAGGGTATCTCTAAGTCGTCACATGGCCAATACTTCTGTCGAGCCACCAACCTGCAGGGCAGCGTGTCCAGCAATGAGGTTTACCTCGATGTCAAAT ATCCGCCCGTGTGCAAGTCGGACTCGACGATTATACGCGCCGCACTCAAGCAGACCATCAACATTACCTGTGAGGTGGACGCCAATCCACTCGATAATCTAAATTACAAGTGGCACTTCAACAACTCACTGGAGAGTCTCATCGAGTTGCCGGTGATGGCACATCTAGTTCCAGCGACGTTGCCCCTGCAGCTGCCTTCCGGCAACGGCGGATATTATCAACGCAGCAAACGGAAGCACACACATGGCAGCCAGCATCTGTTGCACGGTCGCCATGGACGCGTGGCCAGCATTGTGGACATGACGGAAACGGTGCGCTTCGAGGATGACTATGACCAGGAGCACGAGGAGCACGAGTTCGACAACTATCCGGATTATATGGAGCCACAAATGGTCTACTCCAACATGGTGCACAAAAATCACGTGGACAACAAGCAGCCGCAACGaaagcagcaaccacagcacCTTCAACCCGGCGACTCGAGTGTCCATCACAACGGTGCCGCCATCAGCGGACAGTTGGCTGAACGTAAACGTCTTGCGGCGTTGCACAAACAGCAGCACCATCGCCAGGTCGTGGCCACGCCCTCGACCACGTCAGCGCCTCCGCTGAACAATGTCTACAGCTACCACGTGGAGAGCTACGAGAGCTTCGGAGCCATCTCCTGCGTGGCCAACAGCCCAATGGGTCACAGCCAGCCCTGTTGGTACCACATTCAACCCGCAG ACCTTCCCGATCCGGTGAAAAACTGTACGGCCTTCAATGCAACAGCGAACTCGCTGCAGATTCAGTGTATTCCCGGATATGATGGGGGCATTCCACAGCATTTTCATGCCCAGGTCTACGATGAACTCACCCGTCAGATACTCTATAATGCCTCGTACAAGTATGCGGAGTTTACAGTGAAGCGTCTGCCGAGCGACTCGGCGTTCAACATACGTGTGACAGCAGTGAATGCCCAGGGAGCCAGCAAGATGGCCTATCGAGTGAGAGGGCGGACACTCTCCGCCCCCCTGCTACGCACAG CATCCTCGACAGCGGTGCTGGTGCAATTGACGCCGCTGCTGGGCGCGCTAGTTGGCGTGATTGCCACACTCTTTTTGGTTGCCATCTGCGTTGTGATCTTTATTAAATTCCGCAGCAAGCGGAGTCGTCGGCATGTGAATGGCGATGCCACAACGACGGAGGCGGACAAGGGAAGCGCTGAGCCGCTTTCACGCAACATGGGCAGCCATTCCAGTTTGGAGGACAAAAACCCGGATGTTGTGCCGCAGGAGGCCAACAGCGAGGATGAGTTCCATCTGGAGGAGAAGGCATTCGACCGCCTGAATATGGAATCACAACGCATTCTCTACACGCCTCCCACCCGCATTACCACCGCCTCGCCGCCTCCTCCCTCGCTATCGCCCACATTTGGCAAACAG TATGGAGAACTTTCGCTGACGACCAATCCGGCTTTTAGTTTGTACAACACGCCACAGAGGGCGCCAGCTGTCCAGCGACCAGTTTACACCGCTCCCCCGCAGCTGTTGTCAACACGAACGCCACCAAATATCTATACAAGGATCCCGGGAAGAGGCAGCGGTGGTCCCAGCGGCGGAGCCACCACCTATCTGCCCGCCTACGAGACACGAACATCCCCCACCTCCCCCTATGGCTCGACGACCACGTGCACGATGCCGCTGCTGAACGGACAGTCCAATGGCTCCTTGCAGACCAACAGCAGCATTGGCGGTGGCGTCACCTGCAACACGTTGCCGCATCCGGGCAGTCTGCACTCGGGCGGTATTTCTGCGTCGATGACCAGCTCGGTGACCAGCGGCAACATAACCATTGGAGCTGCCCAATCGCTGCTCACCTCGCCACGAGCGCAGACCGCCTACAGCACGCTGGGCAGCGTGGGGGGAACGCAATCGCCGCTGCTCAGCGTGGGCAGCTCCCTGATTGGAGTCGTCGGCGGTGCAGGTAACTATGAGACGGTGAGCTCCTGA